TCGGTCTCGCCGGGCTCCGGCTTCCACGTCTCGGTCATGCGTCCACCATCCCGATCGTCGCGCGTGCGGCGCGAGGGGTTGCGCCCGTCGTCCGCAGCATCACAGGGGGATGTTGCCGTGCTTGCGCTCGGGGCGCGCGACCTTCTTCGTGCGCAGCGCGCGGAAGGCCTTCGTGATGGCCACGCGGGTCTCGGCCGGCTCGATGATGCCGTCGATCTCGCCGCGCTCGGCCGCGAGGAACGGGCTCGTCACGTTGTACGTGTAGTCGTTCGCGAGCTGCTGGCGCACGGCGGCGACGTCGCGGCCCTCCTCCTCGGCCTGCTTGATCTCCGAGCGGTAGAGGATGTTCACGGCGCCCTGGCCGCCCATGACGGCGATCTCGGCGGTCGGCCACGCGATGTTGATGTCGGCGCCGAGCTGCTTCGAGCCCATGACGATGTACGCGCCGCCGTAGGCCTTGCGCGTGATGACCGTCACCATCGGCACCGTCGCCTCCGCGTACGCGTAGATAAGCTTCGCGCCGCGGCGGATGACGCCCGTCCACTCCTGGTCGGTGCCGGGCAGGTAGCCGGGCACGTCGACGAGCGTGAGGATCGGGATCGAGAACGAGTCGCAGAAGCGCACGAAGCGTGCGGCCTTCTCGCCGGCCTCGATGTTGAGCGTGCCGGCCATCTGCTTCGGCTGGTTGGCGATGATGCCGATCGTGCGGCCCTCGAGGCGACCGAAGCCGATGACGATGTTCGGCGCGTAGAGCGGCTGCACCTCGAGGAACTCGCGGTCGTCGACGAGCACCTCGATGATGTCGAGCACGTCGTACGGCTGGTTGGGCGAGTCGGGGATGACGCGGTTGAGCGTCTGGTCGAGGTCGTTGACCACGCGGTGCGCCTGGTGGTCGTACGCGGGCACCTCCGACTGGTTGTTGTCGGGCAGGAACGCGAGCAGCGCGCGCACGTAGTCGAGCGCATCCGCCTCGTCTGCTGCGAGGTAGTGGCTGACGCCCGAGATGGAGTTGTGGGTGAGGCCGCCGCCGAGCTCCTCGAAGCCGACCTCCTCGCCCGTGACGGTCTTGATGACGTCGGGGCCCGTGACGAACATGTGGCTCGTCTTGTCGACCATGACGACGAAGTCGGTGAGCGCGGGGCCGTAGACGGCGCCACCGGCCGCGGGGCCCATGACGATGGAGATCTGCGGGATGACGCCGGACGCGGCGGTCGTGCGCTTGAAGATCTCGCCGTACTTGCCCAGGGCGACGACGCCCTCCTGGATGCGCGCGCCGCCCGAGTCGAGCATGCCGACGATGGGCACGCCCACGCGGGTCGCGTAGTCCATGATCTTCACGATCTTCTCGCCGGCGACCTCGCCGAGCGAGCCGCCGAACGTCGTGAAGTCCTGCGAGTACACGGCGATGCGGCGGCCGTGCACCGTCGCGATGCCCGTCACGACGGCGTCGCCGTACGGGCGCTTCTCGTCCATGCCGAACGCGGTCGTGCGGTGGCGCACGTAGGCGTCGAACTCGACGAACGTGCCCGGGTCGACGAACGTCTCGATGCGCTCGCGAGCGGACTGCTTGCCCTTGGAGTGCTGGCGCTCGCGGGCGGCGCGCTCCTTGGCGACGATCGTCTCCTCGTTGCGCTGTCGGAGCTGCTCGATGCGGCCTGCGGTCGTCGATTCGGCGTTGGTCACCCGTCCACCCTAGACGGCGGTGGATGCCCAGCCCTGGTGGCATCCCACGACGTCTTCGCCCGATCCGTCGTGGATTCCTCCAACGCCCCGCGTGCGCGTGCGCAGCGCCTCGCGCGCGTGCGCGTCGCGGGTACGGTTGGGCGCGTGCCCTTCGAGTCCGCGCGCGCCATCGCCCCCGTGACGGCCCTGTCGTCGGTGGGCAGCACCTTCGACGTCGTCGACGCCGCGGCCCCGCCGCTCAGCACGTGGGCGACGCTCGACCAGCGCGCCGGCCGCGGCCGTCTGGGCCGCGAGTGGGTCGCGCCCGCGGGCCGCTGCCTCGCGGCGAGCATCGTCGTGCGCCCGTCGGCGTCGGCGGATGCGTGGGGCTGGCTGCCGCTCGCCGTGGGCCTCGCGCTCGCCGAGGCGATCGACCCGCTCGTGCCGGCCGCGACCGTGGGCGTGAAGTGGCCGAACGACGTGCTCGTCGACGGCAGGAAGGTCGCGGGCATCCTCTGCGAGCGCCGCGGCGACGCCGTGATCGTCGGCGTGGGCGTGAACCTCGTGCTCGAGCCGCACGAGCTGCCGACCGATCGCGCGACGTCGCTGCGCATCGCGGGCGCCGAGGGCGACGCGGATGCGCTGGCGGACGCCGTGCTCGCGGGCGTGCTGCGCGGCATCCAGGGCGCCGCCGACCTCGACGACGCCGACCTGCACGCGCGCATCGCGGCGCGCTGCGCGACGATCGGCGAGCACGTGCGCGTGCTGCTGCCCGGCGACCGCACGCTCGTCGGCACCGTCACGGGCCTCGGGCCGGCCGGCGAGCTCGACGTCGACGTCGACGGCCGCGTCGAGCGGGTGTCGGCGGGTGACGTCACGCACGTGCGCTGAGGCTGCGAGGATGGTGCCATGAGCGATCCGGAGCGCGTCGTCGTGCGCCTGCGGTCGCACGGCAGGGCCCTCGTGCTGCCCGCGCTGCTGCTGTGCGGCATCGCCTTCGGCACGACGTTCGCGCTCGGTCGCGTCGCGTGGCCGCTGTGGGATCTCGTCGTGTGGACGCTCGCGCTCGTGCTCGTCGTCGTGCTGTGCCTCGTGCCGACGCTCGCGTGGCTCTCGAGACGTGTCGTCGTGACGTCGCGCCGCGTCATCGTGCGCAGCGCGTTCGGCGGCTCGAAGCGCGACGTGCCGCTGTCGCGCATCCACGACGTCACGCTGCGCCGGCAGGGCCTGCAGGCGGTGCTCGGCTCGGGCGACGTGCTGCTGTCGACGGGCGGCGAGCAGCCCGTCACGCTCGCCGACGTGCCGAGCGCGTCGCTCGTGCAGCGCACCCTCACCGATCTCGTGGCGACGACGCCCGGCATGCCCAGGACGGAGGACGCGTTCCGCGTCGACTCCGCACCACGACTGGAGGACCTCGCATGACCGCTCCCCGCATCGCCGTCGTCGGCTGCGGCTACCTCGGCGCCGTGCACGCCGCAGGCATGGCCTCCCTCGGCTTCGACACCGTCGGGATCGACGTCGACGCCGCGAAGGTCGAGGCGCTCGCCGCGGGCTCGGCGCCGTTCTTCGAGCCGGGCCTCGACGCCATGCTGCGCGGCGCGCTCGACGCGGGCACGCTGCGCTTCCAGACCGACGCGGCAGGCGTGGACGCCGACGTGTGGTTCGTGTGCGTCGGCACGCCGCAGCAGCCGGGCTCGAACGCCGCCGACCTCACGTACGTCGACGCGGCCGTCGCGGCGCTCGTGCCGCACCTGCGCGAGGGCATGCTCGTCGTCGGCAAGTCGACGGTGCCGGTCGGCACGGCCGAGCGGCTCGCCGCGATCGTCGAGCCGACGGGCGCACGCCTCGCGTGGAACCCCGAGTTCCTGCGCGAGGGCCTCGCCGTCACCGACACCCTCGCGCCCGACCGGCTCGTCTACGGCGTGCGCGACGGCGACGATGCGTCCGTCGCCGCCCTCGACGCCGTGTACGCGTCGATCCTCGAGCGCGACACCCCGCGCATCGTCACCGACTACGCGACCGCCGAGCTCGTGAAGGTGAGCGCGAACGCGTTCCTCGCGACGAAGATCTCGTTCATCAACGCCATCGCCGAGGTGGCGGAGGCATCGGGCGCCGACGTCGTGCAGCTCGCGGATGCGATCGGCATCGACGCGCGCATCGGACGCCGCTTCCTCAACTCGGGCATCGGGTTCGGCGGCGGCTGCCTGCCGAAGGACATCCGCGCGTTCCGCGCCCGCTCGATCGAGCTCGGCGCCGACGAGGCGCTCGGCTTCCTCGACGAGGTCGACCGCGTGAACCAGCGCCGCCGCGACCGCATGGTCGCGCTCGTCGAGCGCGAGCTCGTCGCCGCGGGTGGGGGATCGGTCGCGATGCTGGGCCTCGCGTTCAAGCCCGACAGCGACGACGTGCGCGACTCCGCGGCGCTCGAGGTCGCGATGCGCCTCGCCGCGACGCACGACGTCGTCGCCTACGACCCCGAGGCGTCCGCGCCCGCCGCCCGTCGCGCGCCCGAGCTGCGCATCGCCGACTCGCTCGACGCCGCCCTCGCCGACGCATCCGTCGTCGCGCTCGGCACCGAGTGGCGCGAGTTCCGCGACCTCGACCCCGCCGACGTCGCGACCCGCACGGCCGCGCGGGTCGTCGTCGACGGTCGCAACGTGCTCGACCGCGACGCGTGGAGCGCCGCAGGATTCCGGGTCGTCGCG
The sequence above is a segment of the Agrococcus jejuensis genome. Coding sequences within it:
- a CDS encoding PH domain-containing protein; translation: MSDPERVVVRLRSHGRALVLPALLLCGIAFGTTFALGRVAWPLWDLVVWTLALVLVVVLCLVPTLAWLSRRVVVTSRRVIVRSAFGGSKRDVPLSRIHDVTLRRQGLQAVLGSGDVLLSTGGEQPVTLADVPSASLVQRTLTDLVATTPGMPRTEDAFRVDSAPRLEDLA
- a CDS encoding biotin--[acetyl-CoA-carboxylase] ligase, with the protein product MPFESARAIAPVTALSSVGSTFDVVDAAAPPLSTWATLDQRAGRGRLGREWVAPAGRCLAASIVVRPSASADAWGWLPLAVGLALAEAIDPLVPAATVGVKWPNDVLVDGRKVAGILCERRGDAVIVGVGVNLVLEPHELPTDRATSLRIAGAEGDADALADAVLAGVLRGIQGAADLDDADLHARIAARCATIGEHVRVLLPGDRTLVGTVTGLGPAGELDVDVDGRVERVSAGDVTHVR
- a CDS encoding UDP-glucose dehydrogenase family protein; its protein translation is MTAPRIAVVGCGYLGAVHAAGMASLGFDTVGIDVDAAKVEALAAGSAPFFEPGLDAMLRGALDAGTLRFQTDAAGVDADVWFVCVGTPQQPGSNAADLTYVDAAVAALVPHLREGMLVVGKSTVPVGTAERLAAIVEPTGARLAWNPEFLREGLAVTDTLAPDRLVYGVRDGDDASVAALDAVYASILERDTPRIVTDYATAELVKVSANAFLATKISFINAIAEVAEASGADVVQLADAIGIDARIGRRFLNSGIGFGGGCLPKDIRAFRARSIELGADEALGFLDEVDRVNQRRRDRMVALVERELVAAGGGSVAMLGLAFKPDSDDVRDSAALEVAMRLAATHDVVAYDPEASAPAARRAPELRIADSLDAALADASVVALGTEWREFRDLDPADVATRTAARVVVDGRNVLDRDAWSAAGFRVVAIGRPDRDPVTTASHQEATA
- a CDS encoding acyl-CoA carboxylase subunit beta — its product is MTNAESTTAGRIEQLRQRNEETIVAKERAARERQHSKGKQSARERIETFVDPGTFVEFDAYVRHRTTAFGMDEKRPYGDAVVTGIATVHGRRIAVYSQDFTTFGGSLGEVAGEKIVKIMDYATRVGVPIVGMLDSGGARIQEGVVALGKYGEIFKRTTAASGVIPQISIVMGPAAGGAVYGPALTDFVVMVDKTSHMFVTGPDVIKTVTGEEVGFEELGGGLTHNSISGVSHYLAADEADALDYVRALLAFLPDNNQSEVPAYDHQAHRVVNDLDQTLNRVIPDSPNQPYDVLDIIEVLVDDREFLEVQPLYAPNIVIGFGRLEGRTIGIIANQPKQMAGTLNIEAGEKAARFVRFCDSFSIPILTLVDVPGYLPGTDQEWTGVIRRGAKLIYAYAEATVPMVTVITRKAYGGAYIVMGSKQLGADINIAWPTAEIAVMGGQGAVNILYRSEIKQAEEEGRDVAAVRQQLANDYTYNVTSPFLAAERGEIDGIIEPAETRVAITKAFRALRTKKVARPERKHGNIPL